In Alphaproteobacteria bacterium, the genomic stretch CATGAATTGGGCGTGAAATATGGCCTTAGCATGGTAGCTATTTAACAATATAATTCAAAAAGATCACGCACTTTCTTGAAGTTGTATAGCCGCTTATTGGCTGCTTTTGCGCGCCCTTAACGCCCTAGCAGCCCGCTTCCCGTAAGCCAGCCCCATCTTGGCGATAAAACGGCCAACCAACGCGATATCAAGCAGCCACAGGAACAGAATGTGGTGCGTATCACCGAAATGCTTGTGGAAGTACTGAACGAAGCTTTTGGTTTTATGCCATTCCACGAAACTGCCGGGAACATCGCTCGTTTGCCCTTCGTGATAGACTACAATATCCGGCACGAACCATATATGCCCGCCCTGCCGGTTGAAGCGGTAGCAAAGGTCCATATCCTCGACATGCAAGAAATAATCTTCGTCAAAACCATCGACGCGCCAGAAATCCTCACGGGGCATAAACATGCATGCGCCGCTTATGGCAGGGATGCGGGTCATATGTCCGGGGAGCGGTTCATTCATAAGATTGACCTTGTCGGTGCCGACGCCGAAAGCTTCGTTGAAAGCGGTTGTAGGCGTCAGCAACGCACGGCGACAGCCGCGCTGTTCGGTGCCGTCGCGGTGCGTGATGCGCGGCCCAAGCATATAGGGACGTTGCAGGCCATTTGTGTGATTGATGAATTGTTCG encodes the following:
- a CDS encoding glycosyltransferase — encoded protein: MLTLTSVIIVSYRTGPILMQALESILKQSAPVELIVVNNGNPPNVLQALEGMTGQHENFCLISGHGNIGFGRACNLGAKKAKGEFLLFLNPDSVLGVNVIEQFINHTNGLQRPYMLGPRITHRDGTEQRGCRRALLTPTTAFNEAFGVGTDKVNLMNEPLPGHMTRIPAISGACMFMPREDFWRVDGFDEDYFLHVEDMDLCYRFNRQGGHIWFVPDIVVYHEGQTSDVPGSFVEWHKTKSFVQYFHKHFGDTHHILFLWLLDIALVGRFIAKMGLAYGKRAARALRARKSSQ